The genome window TTGACGACGAATGTGTCCTTCTCGCGGTCGACGCGCGGATCGATGACTCCGATGAGCTCGTCGTCGTCCAGGATCGGCATCGCGAAGTAGCCGTACTGCCGCTTCGCCGGCGGGACGTAGATCTCGATGCGGTAGCGCATGCCGAAGAGCGCCTCCGCCCGCGCACGGTCACGGATCAGCGTGTCGAACGGCGAGAGCAGCGTGGTGCGACCGCTCCAGCTCCGATCGAGCTGCGGGATCCTCTCCACATCGGCTGCGTGCACGTACCAGCGGCCTTTGAGCGTTCCATCAGCGGACGACCCGACGCGTGCCGGCACGAGCTCGCCCGTGCGCTCCAGTGACACGATCGTCTTCGCGATGGAGTCGCGGATCGTGTAGGGAAGCATGTTCTGGATCTGGGTCGGAGTCGCCACGCCGAGCGCGCGCGTCGCCCGGATGGCTGCATCGCGCATCAACTTGGTCGGAGGCGCTGTGGATACCAGGGCTTTCTCGGGGACGCATCGCTCGGTGAGATCCCAGAGCCGCTCCTGACCAGAACGACCGGCGACGAGCACGCGGCCTTGGGCCGACAGGAACTCGAGCATCTGGCTCGCATTGCGGTCGTTGGTCCACCCGGTCGAGCGCCACGAGACGGCATCGCGTCCGTCGAACGCGCTCGTCGCAAGCGGCCCCTCTCGCCGCAGCCGCGACAGGATCTGTCGCCGGAGCGGCAAGTTCTTGCGCATCCACGCCATGCGAGGCTGCCAGTACGGGTTCGTCGACATGCTCCGCATCGCGAGCCGATAGAAGGGGAGGTGGCGCGTCGGATAGAGGAAGGCGCGCCACTCGAAGAGGCGCTGGTCCTTGTAGATGAGTCGTGCGACGTCTTCCCGCTCGTACTGCCCGAGACGGCTCCAGAGCACGAGAAAGTGACTGCGCGCGACGGCAGAGGTCGGATCGAGCTGCAGCCAGATGACGCGATCGACTGTCGCGAGGATCCCGCGGCGGTCGGGCATCTGTCGCTCGGCACCAAGAAGCTGCGCGTCGATGACGAGCCGCCGCGCCGCGCGAAGGCTGATCTCGGGCTCGCTCACTTGCGCCGCCCGCCCGGCGGCAGACGGACGCGCGAAGACCGCGGGCGGCGTTCAGCACGGTCCGCGAGTTGCTCGCCCAGCCAGAGCAGTACGAGCGTCACGAACAGGCCGATCGCCGCGAAGAAGGGCAGCATCACGCCTAGACTTACACAGGTGAAGCGCGTCTATCTCGATCACGCAGCGACCACACCCGTCGATCCCGAGGTCGCCGACGCCATGGCGCGCGTGCTGCACGAGACGCACGGCAATCCTTCGAGCATCTACGCCGAGGGCCGGGCCGCGCGCGCACTCGTCGACAACGCGCGCGAGGAGGTCGCCGCCTCGTTGGGCGCGGAGCCCAGCGAGATCGTCTTCACCAGCGGCGGCACAGAGGCAGACAACCTGGCGCTGCGCGGAGTGATGCAGGCGCGCCGCGGTCTCGGCGACCACATGGTGACCACCGCGATCGAGCACCACGCCGTCCTCGACACGGCGCGAGACCTCGAGTCGCATGGTCGAGCGCGCGTCACAGTTGTCGGCGTGGATCGCGACGGCCGCGTCGATCCCGCCGCCATCGCGGCGGCGATCGAGTCGAAGACGACGCTTGTGTCGGTCATGCATGCGAACAACGAGATCGGCACGATCCAGCCGATCGCCGAGATCGGCGCGCTGTGCCGCGACCGCGGCGTCAAACTTCACACGGACGCGGTGCAGACCGTCGGCGCGCTCGACTTCGACGTGCGTCGGATCCCCGTCGATCTCGTCTCCGTCAACGCGCACAAGTTCTACGGACCGAAGGGTGTCGGCGCCCTCTATGTGCGTCGCGGCACGCGGCTCGCGACGATCCAGACCGGCGGCGGGCAGGAGAAGGGTCGACGCACGGGGACCGAGAACGTCGCGGGCATCGTCGGCCTCGGCATCGCTCTCCGCGTCGCGGCCCAGCGGCGCTTGACCGAATCGGCGCGCCAGGCGCGGCTGCGCGACCGGATCATCGACGGCGTGCTCGCGCGCGTGCCGGACGCGGTCCTGACCGGACACCGCACCGAGCGGCTGCCGAATAACGCCTCCTTCTGTTTTACGGGCACGCAGGGCGAGTCACTCATCGTCGCGCTCGATCTCGCGGGGTTCGCCGCGTCGAGCGGCTCGGCGTGCACGTCCGGCGATACCGAGCCGTCGCACGTCCTGCTTGCGCTCGGCCTGGAGCGGCACGTCGCGCAGGGCTCGCTACGACTGACGGTCGGCCGGGCGACCACCGAGGCGGACGTCGACGCGCTGGTGGCGGCGCTGCCGCCGATCGTTGCTCGTTTGCGCGAGGCGTCAGCGGTGTCGGTTTGAGCGATAAGGTCTTCGTCGCGATGAGCGGCGGTGTCGATTCAGCGGTGGCCGCGGCACTGCTGCTCGAGCGAGGTGAGGACGTGGTCGGTGTCTGGATGCGGCTCGTGCCGGGTGGCGTGGACACTGACGCGCCGCGGTGCTGCGGCACCGACCAGGCGGGGGAGGATGCGCGGCGTGCCGCCGCGACGCTCGGCATCCCGTTCTACGCGCTCGACTACGCCGAGGTCTTCGGCAAACAGGTCGTCGACCGTTTCGTCGATTCCTACGCGTCCGGCGAGACACCGAATCCGTGCGTTTCGTGCAATCACCACGTGAAGTTCGAGGCGCTGCTGCGCGACGTCGTCGCGAAGTTCGGCGGCTCGCGCCTTGCGACCGGGCACTACGCGCGCGTCGCCGACGCGGATGACGGGACGAGGCGGCTGCTCCGTGCACGCGACGTCGCGAAGGATCAGTCGTACGCGCTCTACATGCTCGGGCAGCGCGAGCTGCGGCGGACGCTGTTCCCGATCGGCGAGCTGGCGAACAAGACCGAGACGCGCGAGATCGCGGCGCGGTTCGATCTTCCGACCGCGACGAAGGCCGAGAGCATGGACATCTGTTTCGTCGCCGGCGACTA of Candidatus Limnocylindria bacterium contains these proteins:
- a CDS encoding crosslink repair DNA glycosylase YcaQ family protein, whose translation is MSEPEISLRAARRLVIDAQLLGAERQMPDRRGILATVDRVIWLQLDPTSAVARSHFLVLWSRLGQYEREDVARLIYKDQRLFEWRAFLYPTRHLPFYRLAMRSMSTNPYWQPRMAWMRKNLPLRRQILSRLRREGPLATSAFDGRDAVSWRSTGWTNDRNASQMLEFLSAQGRVLVAGRSGQERLWDLTERCVPEKALVSTAPPTKLMRDAAIRATRALGVATPTQIQNMLPYTIRDSIAKTIVSLERTGELVPARVGSSADGTLKGRWYVHAADVERIPQLDRSWSGRTTLLSPFDTLIRDRARAEALFGMRYRIEIYVPPAKRQYGYFAMPILDDDELIGVIDPRVDREKDTFVVNAVHLRPDVKRDRNTGRAVARALDDLARFTGVSRVAVPAGVGLPGLR
- a CDS encoding cysteine desulfurase family protein; the encoded protein is MKRVYLDHAATTPVDPEVADAMARVLHETHGNPSSIYAEGRAARALVDNAREEVAASLGAEPSEIVFTSGGTEADNLALRGVMQARRGLGDHMVTTAIEHHAVLDTARDLESHGRARVTVVGVDRDGRVDPAAIAAAIESKTTLVSVMHANNEIGTIQPIAEIGALCRDRGVKLHTDAVQTVGALDFDVRRIPVDLVSVNAHKFYGPKGVGALYVRRGTRLATIQTGGGQEKGRRTGTENVAGIVGLGIALRVAAQRRLTESARQARLRDRIIDGVLARVPDAVLTGHRTERLPNNASFCFTGTQGESLIVALDLAGFAASSGSACTSGDTEPSHVLLALGLERHVAQGSLRLTVGRATTEADVDALVAALPPIVARLREASAVSV
- the mnmA gene encoding tRNA 2-thiouridine(34) synthase MnmA, with product MSDKVFVAMSGGVDSAVAAALLLERGEDVVGVWMRLVPGGVDTDAPRCCGTDQAGEDARRAAATLGIPFYALDYAEVFGKQVVDRFVDSYASGETPNPCVSCNHHVKFEALLRDVVAKFGGSRLATGHYARVADADDGTRRLLRARDVAKDQSYALYMLGQRELRRTLFPIGELANKTETREIAARFDLPTATKAESMDICFVAGDYRDLVRHRAPLAFEAGPVERVDGSVVGRHAGIGGLTVGQRSGTGVATGERLYVLRLEPERSAAIVGTREEITRTTYELRDIHFTRDAAPGTTFETSAVLRYRGTPLAATVGVIPDGAILRLAAPALVAPGQAVVFYDEDEVVGGGIVRAVSPG